One Brachyspira pilosicoli P43/6/78 genomic window carries:
- a CDS encoding PTS sugar transporter subunit IIA, with the protein MMSLNEILDDIKKSYIILDLKANNKQEAISEMLIYAESNGLRINISKTIECMFKKENIISSGLGYGVAFPHLRTKEVQENELIFAISKPGINYYALDQKPVHLLTMFLTPIDKSDKYLQLLSLMTKISKLSMYTVLLLESKTQEEFKNKLSDMVKDIIGGK; encoded by the coding sequence ATGATGAGTTTGAATGAAATATTAGATGATATTAAAAAATCGTATATCATACTCGACTTAAAAGCAAATAATAAACAAGAAGCTATAAGTGAAATGCTGATATATGCAGAATCTAATGGACTTAGAATAAATATTTCTAAAACTATAGAGTGTATGTTTAAAAAAGAAAATATTATATCAAGCGGTTTAGGTTATGGCGTAGCTTTTCCGCATTTAAGAACTAAAGAAGTTCAGGAAAATGAATTAATATTTGCAATATCAAAGCCAGGTATTAACTATTATGCTCTAGATCAAAAACCTGTTCATCTGCTTACTATGTTTTTAACTCCTATAGATAAAAGCGATAAGTATTTGCAATTATTATCACTTATGACAAAGATATCAAAATTAAGCATGTATACTGTATTATTATTAGAATCAAAAACTCAAGAAGAGTTTAAAAATAAATTATCAGATATGGTAAAAGACATTATAGGTGGTAAATAA
- the kdsB gene encoding 3-deoxy-manno-octulosonate cytidylyltransferase: MRKVTAIIPARYDSTRFPKKLTYELLGKPIIIAVYDNVKATRNINDVIVATDSKEIMDICEKNNAKAVMTSKHHTSGTSRITEVAKNIDSDIIINVQGDEPLINEDILKPVIDAFDDENVDIATLKTKIDDYSPLIKDENAVKVVCDYKDYAMYFSRATIPYKRFDQDILVKYYKHIGVYAFRREALLKIENLQECEYEKIEKLEQLRWLYHGMKIKVLETNHFIHGIDTKEDLEIVQEYLKKEALIKLGNNA, encoded by the coding sequence ATGAGAAAAGTAACAGCTATAATACCTGCAAGATATGATTCCACAAGATTTCCAAAAAAGCTCACTTATGAATTATTAGGCAAGCCTATAATCATTGCTGTATATGACAATGTTAAAGCTACTAGAAATATAAATGATGTTATAGTGGCAACAGATTCTAAAGAGATAATGGACATATGCGAAAAAAACAATGCTAAAGCAGTTATGACTTCAAAGCATCATACTTCCGGCACTTCAAGAATAACAGAAGTTGCTAAAAATATAGACTCTGACATTATTATTAATGTTCAGGGTGATGAGCCATTAATTAATGAAGATATACTTAAACCTGTTATAGATGCTTTTGATGATGAGAATGTTGATATAGCTACTTTAAAAACAAAAATTGATGATTACAGCCCTTTGATTAAAGATGAAAATGCTGTTAAAGTTGTATGCGATTATAAAGATTATGCAATGTATTTTTCAAGGGCTACTATACCATATAAAAGATTTGACCAAGATATATTAGTTAAATATTATAAACATATTGGAGTTTATGCTTTTAGAAGAGAGGCTCTTTTAAAAATAGAAAACTTACAAGAATGTGAATACGAAAAAATAGAAAAGCTTGAGCAGTTGAGATGGCTTTATCATGGAATGAAAATAAAAGTATTAGAAACTAATCATTTTATACATGGAATTGATACAAAAGAAGATTTAGAGATTGTTCAAGAGTATTTAAAAAAAGAAGCATTAATAAAATTAGGAAATAATGCTTAA
- a CDS encoding YkvA family protein codes for MYLKNKAKKIWLSITSNINHDKLESLLLKTKEIFNTMQSSDRLYLFKDKIEIFISMIKDYISGNYKNVPWKVISAIAASLLYLLLPFDAIADFFPLIGLLDDAFIIGLCIKSFNDEIEKYREWKYGIYDYTDDDETYKEE; via the coding sequence ATGTATTTAAAAAACAAAGCAAAAAAAATATGGTTATCTATAACATCTAATATCAATCATGATAAATTAGAATCTTTACTTTTAAAAACTAAAGAAATATTTAATACAATGCAATCATCAGATAGACTTTATTTATTTAAAGACAAAATAGAAATATTTATTAGTATGATAAAAGACTATATATCTGGCAATTATAAAAATGTTCCTTGGAAAGTAATATCTGCAATAGCGGCATCATTACTTTATTTGCTTCTTCCATTTGATGCTATAGCAGATTTTTTTCCATTAATAGGATTATTAGACGATGCTTTTATTATAGGTTTATGTATAAAATCTTTTAATGATGAAATAGAGAAGTATAGAGAGTGGAAATATGGCATTTATGATTACACAGATGATGATGAAACATATAAAGAAGAATAA